From the Anopheles merus strain MAF chromosome 2L, AmerM5.1, whole genome shotgun sequence genome, the window GTACCAAATCAAACTTGAAGAACGATTCtttctgctgttgttgttgggtgaagcacacacagacacacgcacacatctttTGCTTCTCGTTGTTTGTATGGGTACGGATACATACATGTATGTGCCGGCAATTGTgcgcttttgttttgcaaataaaattgCAGTATTTTTTCCTCGTGTTGTTCGTTCTGTTAATGTGTTTTTGAGCTGTGTGTGACAACGAAACAATGATGTTAAACAATAAATTGTATCCCAACTCTTTCGAGCCGATAATCTTCTACTCGATACAAAGTTGATTTatacttttttctctttttatctctctctctctttctctctttttctatctctctctttctctttctttttctcttttctatctgaaaccaaaaaaaaaataacaaccaaCAACACCCACTCACATGTTTCTACCTCTTATTGCCGCTTTCCTGTATATAcactattttgttttgtgtttgtattgtttctttgttttttgttttgttttttttttgtcgttctgtttttaaatgttttttttaactcctGTTTTTTTCTACCGACGTCTACAAATTATTGTGCCATAAAAACCATTACAACCtctttcccttccctccttcctTCCTCCGTCCGTCTTACCGCTTCCCATTCCCTACCCCGCATCAACATCAACTCACTTGATCTCTTCTTCTGCTCTCTCTcactgtctttctctctctctcacacacacacactatctcTCCTGTAACTGTGACCGTTTCCGTAGCACTAAAAGATGAAATGGCTAGTAGAACCAGTAACAGAGCTCACGCGACcgagtttgtttattttgtaacACCCAttatatgtttgttttgtaagtATAGTTGAAACAGATAAAAAAGAGACAAgaacaaagacaaaaaaaacaacaaccaccaccaccaccgccacccccAATCAATCAAACTAAACCACCCACACCAACCCCCCtaacgaaacaacaaaacttgTTGCCAAGAGGAGTTGAAAAGCGAATGGACGAAGGAATGAAAACGTGTGCTAGAATGGCattatgtgtgcgtgtgtgcgattTGGGATGAATGTTAATTCTGAATGGATCGAGTGAACGAACAAgccggaagaagaagaagaagtagaagagcTATTGCAATCAATTACAATTAGAGCATTCTCGCGTTTGGTGCTGCTTCATTTTTTCCGCTAAACTTGCCTAAAATTTGACCCTTGGAAACAAATTAACCTTTTTTTggaacaaaaatgcaacatttttctggttttggttggttggctattgttttgttttttattacacACTCTTTTCTAATTCAATCCATTTGCACGCACAAAtgcagacacatacacacacacatacatacatgagTGCGGGTGTGCGTGAGTGAAAGATAAGACGATAAGAGAGGAGAACAGCAAGATTTGAACTAACtctattgtttgtttgtttgtttgttttccttttctttattctctcttcctttttctcgTTCTCTTCTTATATATCCTTCTTCTTACCCACTCCTTCCCTGCTCTCCCCAACCCCCGTACGTCTCTTTCATCTTGGTTCCATTGTTCTTCCAATCCTCTTTCCTTCCGTGTTTCCATTTGCTCTGTTCCTTTACTTCTTACCCTCTCCTCTCACATATCTGCGGCATATATCCTTTTCTTCTGAACATCGATTTCCCGAACTTTCCCCTTTTCCCCCTTCTGACGGGATTTTCCTTCTACACAAAATGTGTGATGTGTGCTGTGTCCATCCGCTGCACCATCGGGCGTCATCGAATCGCGGGCAACCGTAGGCCGGGACTACATCTGGGGGCTTGGAAGGCAAGGTGGACAGTGTAGAAGTAAGTATCGTGGCGCGATAATCGCTTCTTTCCAGGAAACAACGCTCATGTCTGACGTTCCTTTTTCCCTATTTTTTGTCTACCTTTCTTCGCAACAAACCAGACTGCTCTGCATGTTTCCATCTCAACTGTCTGCCGTACACCTGCTACAGGCCGTGCCAAAGAAATCCGGACATGTACCAGAACATACCGAGTACTTTCAGAACGGAAAAGGTAAGGGGAGGGGAAGAGTTAATTTTATCAACTGGCTTAACGGTAACGAAACGTACGCCACTCTTCCTTTCGCAGTCAATTAACGAATGGACGACGGAAAATGTGCTGGAATGGATGACCGCTGTTAATATGTATGACCATGTGGAGGTATTCAAAACGAAAGCTATAAAAGGCTGTGATTTACCGAAATTGGATCGTGATAAGCTTGAAGTAAGTTTGCTAGCTCGAACCGCTAGCTCGATGGAGCTAAAATGGTAACTGTTCCTACTGTCGTTACAGCAAATGGGTATTAAGAATGATTTCCATCAGCAAAGCATCCTGACGACGATCACGCAACTTCTGATGAGCGCAGAGATGactgcggcggcggcggccgacCTGCCGATCGTGCCGGCACCGGTCAACCTGTCGGTCGGcaccgaccagcagcagcagcagcagtacaacGGACACAACCTGGTGAACGGTTCGTTTTCGAAACAGCAAAAATGTGATATGTGCAAGAACTACCTGCTAGGACTGGTCCACCAGGGACTGTTCTGCACCCAGTGCAATATGGTCGTACACCGGCAGTGCTCGGTGATGGGCCTAAGGCCATGCAGTGCCGCTGGcacccaacagcagcagtcgcAACAGCAGTCGCAACAGCAgtcgcaacaacagcagcagcagcaaccaacaCAGCAAGTGGGGTCCACGACGGGCGGGTACCTGCTGGGAGGCGCTTACCGGCAGGAGCACCAGCACATGTTTGGCAAGAGCCTCTGTCTGCTATTCGACGTCCAGCAGCAGGCGGCGCCCCAGATCGTGGTCGACCTTTGCACCAGCCTGGAGAAGAAGGCGGTGATGGACAAGGGGCTGGACCTGTACGTGGTCTATCGCACCACCCCGCTACGGTACGACGAGGTGAACAAGCTGCGCGACGCGCTCAACGAGAATCTGCTCAACATCGATCTGAACGGCTACACGCCGGAGTGCGTCGCGACGGTGCTGAAGAAGTTTTTCCACGAGCTGCCCGATCCGCTCATACCGGTTGCGTGGTATCAGTCGTTCATTGACGCTTCGTGTAAGTATTTGCGGAGGCCAGGTCAGGATTACAATGCTCTAATGGGGGTTTTCTCTGTTTGATCTCACCAACAGTGCTCGACGATCAGCAGGCTGTCGAGCGCATGAAGGGAATCATACAAGAGATGGCGCCACATCACAACAAGACGCTGCAGTACTTCATGCGGCACCTGATCCGAATCTGCCGGTTGCAGTTTATGCGCGGCAACAAGCAGCAGCCGACGATGCTGCTGCAAAACTGGTGCCATATTTTGATGCGCCCAGCGTGGGAAAGGATCGTGTAAGTGTCGCGGTTGCGCTAGCACTCGTCGCGGAGTTTCAATGGTTGCAGTTGGCTAattatgtcttttttttcatttcctccCTCCCAATGGCAGGCACTTCGTGGCGAACATAAAGAACCATCTGCGAGTGCTGGAACTGCTGATGTACAAGATTGACTGGAACGAGGCGCTGCCCGAGTTTCTCTCCATACCGGCCGTGCCGCCGCGCAAGACGTCCCGCACGGGTAGCGGCGCCGGTACCGGTCCCGGGTCAACGAAAAAGTCCATCATAGCCTCGCCGGAGGGTGGATCGATCGGTGGGCCGCTGCTCGAAAGCGAttacagcaccaccaccaccggcagcaacagtggcagcagcggcaacacCCTCGGGCGAAGCGCGGCACAGCAGTATGCTAATGGCGGCGGTATGCTAATGTCGCTGATTACCGATCCGAACACGCCGCAGGAGCTGCGCGACGCGGAATGGTACTGGGGCAAGATATCGCGCGACATGGCGAAGGAAAAGATGATGGACGCACCGGACGGGTCGTTTCTGGTGCGCGACGCCATCAACGATGCGGGCGAGTTCACGCTGGTGCTGAAGAAGGACGGCACCGATCGGCCGATCAAGATCTACCACAAGAACGGCAAGTACGGCTTCACGCAGGAGTGTACGTTCGAGAGCCTGGTCGCCATGATCAACGAGTTCCGGACGACCACGCTGAAGGAGTACAACACGATCCTGGACATCAGCCTGCTGTACCCGATCTCGCGGTTCGAGGACGAAAGCCTGTACCCGGCGGCGGGCGACATACACCAGCTGGCGGCCAGCTTCTACGAGACGGTGCAGAAGCTGACCGACCTGCAGAACATGCGCGAGTCGACGCTGGAAGCGTTCAATGTCTGCCAGTCGCACATGGAGCTGCGGCGCCAGGCGCAGGAAGCGTTCATCGAGGCAGACAAGCTGTTCAACGACCAGCTGCTGACGCAGGCCCGCTACGAGAAGGAGGCGCAGCCGCACGAGCAGCGCAGCCTGGCGCAGAACCGCACGCTCATCGAGAGCCGGCTGGAAGAGCTGCGCAAGTGCAAGAAAAACCTGGACGAGGACATGGAGCGCGAGCGGGAGCGTATGCGCGAGCTGCAGCGGGAGGCGATGAAGCTGAAGCCGGAAATCATGAACCTCAGCAAGCAGAAGGACCAGTACCTGGAGGCGCTCAAGCGCCAGTCCATCACGGACGCCCAGATCAAGCAGATCCTGAAGGACGGCTACCTGTCGACGGCGAACCCGGACGGCACACAGGAGCTGCCCCACCTGGACGAGACGACCTGGCTGCGGGAGCGGTACTCGCGCCAGGACGCGGAGAAGAAGCTGGCGAACAAGCCGACCGGCACGTTCCTGA encodes:
- the LOC121592513 gene encoding uncharacterized protein LOC121592513 isoform X1, with translation MEESQQTTASQAEQQQKEQQQQQQQQPSQLPPPSQQQQQGFGTYIALEDSTGPPTLVDELAFEKDDIVHVWMPTVTKPPTSTAAEGEGGPRVAWYKATNARTKQTGYVQLSKLSPLENIDPVVYSGGTARQYIGTVPAGTCVSIGCACVAGGLQQQQHQHQQQQQQQSQQTAISDAFGGLRLGSGGTTPGTTDTTGSNAEELYVKCVTPATVLKDPALKDEMASRTSNRAHATEFVYFVTPIICLFCRDYIWGLGRQGGQCRNCSACFHLNCLPYTCYRPCQRNPDMYQNIPSTFRTEKSINEWTTENVLEWMTAVNMYDHVEVFKTKAIKGCDLPKLDRDKLEQMGIKNDFHQQSILTTITQLLMSAEMTAAAAADLPIVPAPVNLSVGTDQQQQQQYNGHNLVNGSFSKQQKCDMCKNYLLGLVHQGLFCTQCNMVVHRQCSVMGLRPCSAAGTQQQQSQQQSQQQSQQQQQQQPTQQVGSTTGGYLLGGAYRQEHQHMFGKSLCLLFDVQQQAAPQIVVDLCTSLEKKAVMDKGLDLYVVYRTTPLRYDEVNKLRDALNENLLNIDLNGYTPECVATVLKKFFHELPDPLIPVAWYQSFIDASLLDDQQAVERMKGIIQEMAPHHNKTLQYFMRHLIRICRLQFMRGNKQQPTMLLQNWCHILMRPAWERIVHFVANIKNHLRVLELLMYKIDWNEALPEFLSIPAVPPRKTSRTGSGAGTGPGSTKKSIIASPEGGSIGGPLLESDYSTTTTGSNSGSSGNTLGRSAAQQYANGGGMLMSLITDPNTPQELRDAEWYWGKISRDMAKEKMMDAPDGSFLVRDAINDAGEFTLVLKKDGTDRPIKIYHKNGKYGFTQECTFESLVAMINEFRTTTLKEYNTILDISLLYPISRFEDESLYPAAGDIHQLAASFYETVQKLTDLQNMRESTLEAFNVCQSHMELRRQAQEAFIEADKLFNDQLLTQARYEKEAQPHEQRSLAQNRTLIESRLEELRKCKKNLDEDMERERERMRELQREAMKLKPEIMNLSKQKDQYLEALKRQSITDAQIKQILKDGYLSTANPDGTQELPHLDETTWLRERYSRQDAEKKLANKPTGTFLIRARNAGHYALSIACDGRVNHCIIHQTERGYGFAEPYYIYDSLKSLVVHYATNSLEEHNDLLQTTLKYPAFAPNMPSGSGSSGSGSGSGSGSGQTSGGGGGGGGSSSSRQQGSAPWSTSFAA
- the LOC121592513 gene encoding uncharacterized protein LOC121592513 isoform X2; its protein translation is MEESQQTTASQAEQQQKEQQQQQQQQPSQLPPPSQQQQQGFGTYIALEDSTGPPTLVDELAFEKDDIVHVWMPTVTKPPTSTAAEGEGGPRVAWYKATNARTKQTGYVQLSKLSPLENIDPVVYSGGTARQYIGTVPAGTCVSIGCACVAGGLQQQQHQHQQQQQQQSQQTAISDAFGGLRLGSGGTTPGTTDTTGSNAEELYVKCVTPATVLKDPGRDYIWGLGRQGGQCRNCSACFHLNCLPYTCYRPCQRNPDMYQNIPSTFRTEKSINEWTTENVLEWMTAVNMYDHVEVFKTKAIKGCDLPKLDRDKLEQMGIKNDFHQQSILTTITQLLMSAEMTAAAAADLPIVPAPVNLSVGTDQQQQQQYNGHNLVNGSFSKQQKCDMCKNYLLGLVHQGLFCTQCNMVVHRQCSVMGLRPCSAAGTQQQQSQQQSQQQSQQQQQQQPTQQVGSTTGGYLLGGAYRQEHQHMFGKSLCLLFDVQQQAAPQIVVDLCTSLEKKAVMDKGLDLYVVYRTTPLRYDEVNKLRDALNENLLNIDLNGYTPECVATVLKKFFHELPDPLIPVAWYQSFIDASLLDDQQAVERMKGIIQEMAPHHNKTLQYFMRHLIRICRLQFMRGNKQQPTMLLQNWCHILMRPAWERIVHFVANIKNHLRVLELLMYKIDWNEALPEFLSIPAVPPRKTSRTGSGAGTGPGSTKKSIIASPEGGSIGGPLLESDYSTTTTGSNSGSSGNTLGRSAAQQYANGGGMLMSLITDPNTPQELRDAEWYWGKISRDMAKEKMMDAPDGSFLVRDAINDAGEFTLVLKKDGTDRPIKIYHKNGKYGFTQECTFESLVAMINEFRTTTLKEYNTILDISLLYPISRFEDESLYPAAGDIHQLAASFYETVQKLTDLQNMRESTLEAFNVCQSHMELRRQAQEAFIEADKLFNDQLLTQARYEKEAQPHEQRSLAQNRTLIESRLEELRKCKKNLDEDMERERERMRELQREAMKLKPEIMNLSKQKDQYLEALKRQSITDAQIKQILKDGYLSTANPDGTQELPHLDETTWLRERYSRQDAEKKLANKPTGTFLIRARNAGHYALSIACDGRVNHCIIHQTERGYGFAEPYYIYDSLKSLVVHYATNSLEEHNDLLQTTLKYPAFAPNMPSGSGSSGSGSGSGSGSGQTSGGGGGGGGSSSSRQQGSAPWSTSFAA